In Ischnura elegans chromosome 3, ioIscEleg1.1, whole genome shotgun sequence, the sequence taaatatgaaagtaaagaaacaattcataagaacctatatttggagtatgctcctatatgtaagtgaggcatggacaaagaCTGCAGCGGAGAAcgtaaggatagaggcctttgaaatgttgtgcaacagaataatgatgaggatcaaatggatcaaccaaatgaggaggtcctaagaagagtaggagagaagagaagcctcatgaaaagcCTTAATAAGAAGagggaacaaccttataggccacaccttgagacatgatggactgatgaagtcaatcgtcaaggaacaagtggaaggcaaatacagaaaaggaagacctagaacaaattatttggaacaggtaaataaggatgtaaaaagaagaaatacgtaggagttaaaaaattagctgataggaggattgagtggagagctgcgtaaaaccaatcttaggattgttgataagtgatgatgatgacaacaAAAATGCTTGCTGTTCAATTTCCTCGCCAAATAACTTCCCTAAGAATTGCTTCGTCCAGAATTACGAATGAAGTTCACTGAACTAGTTTCTTAAATGCAAGGTAATTTAATCTTCCAGGATGATGACAGTAGTATCAAACTAAAGGttagtaaaaaatttcaaatgcatttcaaatacggtcaaaataatttattcgtcGACATCACATAAATAAGGATGGGCGAAACAAGTTCCGACCCAGAACAAAGAACGTGAGGTAAAAGATTTCGGACGCTAGGCCCTAGGGAAGACGAGATCTAGAGATGTTCGGTTTGGAAGGtgtgaggaaggaaggaaaaagggatgATCGTTGAAAATATAGAGAGATGGGTTTGACGAAAAACTTCTTAGTATCCGTAGTGGACGCCGTATCCGTCGAAGGCGAGGTGAGCGACGGCGGGGGCGGCGGAGTAGGCGACGCCGAGGAGGCCGGTCTTAGCGACGGCGACGGGGGCGGGAGCGTGGTAGGCGGCGACGGCGGGTGCGTGGTAGGCGGCGACGGCGGGTGCGTGGTAGGCGGCGACGGCGGGTGCGTGGTAGGCGGCGACGGCGGGGGCAGCGTGGTAGGCGACAGCGGGGGCGGCGGCGTAGGCAAGAGCGTCGTTGCTCACCCTCACGTCAGACTTGCGGACGGAGGAGAATGGAGTGTCGATGCTCTTGTGGTAGGTGGACACCTGGCCGAGGTTTCCGTAGCTCCTCAGGGTGTTCTGGGACTGGGAGGTGATGGTGGGGGTGGCGACGGCCACGGAGGCGGGGGCGTAGCTGGTGACGAATCCAGCGTTGGCGGCGGCCAGGACGGCGGCGAGGACGATGAGCTGCGGGAATCGAACGAGGGTCAGTAAGGGGGAGATCAATGTTAGGGATAAGGTTTCGGTGGAGAATTTTTGGAATTCACTTAATCTATCGATGGTATGCTGCGAGCGTTAGTCTCCTGCGAATCATTACAATGCGAGCGTTAAAGTCTCCTGATGGAAAGTGCCTTCTGTCCGAAGAATAACTTTCTTATGGAAAGTATTATAATAACAATGGAAGCATGTCATccgaaaataaatttatgcaaattGATCGGTGAGGTCTCTTGATGAAAAGTGCATTCCCTTTACAAGTAAGCCATCAAAATGCATTTCTCGCAACATATGACGGTAGATCTTAGCATTGCTAACCTTTAACGTTAACAACGACTCAGACAGAGAAATTAAAGGAGCATTTCAGAAGAAAAccgtaaaaacagaaaaatgtattAGGCTggtaaatacataataattattatccgTAAGTGTTACTTCAGAAATAAGATAATTTACATTTCCTTATTCAGCACAAATCAAGTAACATATAATATGTGCGTAATTATGAGATGAGTATTAACttcgagaaatgaaaaaataacaattaattcgaaataaaactattaattttagaattttcacCACTGAAGATAACAACAGCATACATAAGCTTCAAAACACTATGAAAAGCTTTAGCTCTACCCAATTAAGGTTCAAATTTACCGGATTTCAGATCACAGCGCCTCCATCAGCTAAGAGCTGCGCTCTTTGGAACTGTCTGACCATTTTTCGAAAGTGACTTCGACTCAGCCTCCAGCGAGTTTGATATGTGATCGCTAGGTGGCGAGTGTTTACAAGAATATGCTGGAGAATGCCTGCGTCGATGCAAGGGAAATGCATTAAGCAAGAGGCTACAGTACCGTTACAAGATCTGCATCATACTGGAAGAGCAGTGACGAAAGAAAGGCAAGAGTTCACTAAACTCTCCTCTTTCAACTCCCGAACTTCATGAGTTGTTCACTGAAATTACACGCATTTGAGACGATATGTGATTTTGTAAGCAATTAAGAAGATGGGAAAACTCAGGGTATTATGATTCTCATTGGGGTGGTTGCAAGTGAACAACCTTTgattaattagcatttattattACTAACCATGCTTCTAAAATCAGGTAATATATCCAGGATTTCCGCATTCAAATGTAATGGCGCCTAACATATCTCCAtttattatgagaaaaaataaaatagatataaccTCTCAAATGCCTCTTCCTGAAGGGATTTATCCAACCTATTAAAATTCATTCCTATCTCTATGAACTGTTTCAACAAGCGTAAAATCTGACGAAGTAGTTTTAAACGAACCTTtcatatattgaaataatttgggATGAAAATTACTCTAGCAAAGACGCTTAAAGTAAAATTTGTGCACTCAATACCAAGTATCGtgaaagctaaatattttgtaattaaattttacgccacaaaataataTATAGTTTAGATATTGACTAAATATAGCTGAACatttgtacatttttgatgttgcttagaagcaacattgggctataatgaATTAAGGCCTGATACGATCCTAATGTTGAGCAATGCCCGGTCGTTAATCCTTGTTTGTAATTGAACATATCTTAAGTCTCATATATAAGTAACCAAAATTTGCGATTGTAGATTTAATGCATTTAGTTTTAAGCATACAGTGGAATCATAGCACTGGATCGTTGTTACGCTCTACAAGCTTGATGTATGTACAAGTCTAAGGACTTTTTTATCCTGTACTATCAAAAAGGACGTGAATTCGGGAAGGAATTATGAAATGAGAACGCCGACGTGATATGCATGACGAATCCCCATAGGTGGGATAGGTTTCTGACGGGAGAACCTCGCGCCATGGCAGAATCCCAAAGTAAGTTACGAGCGTGTGATTTTCACATGACCAGGTTATATGGGCAGATAACTTTACCTGAACTCTACCTCTTACTTAATGTAAGTTTCATCTGACGAATACAGGACCCTCCAGATGTACGCcgagcgctctacccactagactaTCCCAAATACAACAAATTCATTTATAAGACCCTTTAAATTGGCAATGGACAATTTGAACAAGAATACTACCGCAAGTGAATTTATTTGCACTAGATAAAACTATATATCCTCATTGGCGAACTCATGAACACATGCCTTAAATGTTGCGTAAGTCATTACCTTCGACGCATACGCAAGAATAAACTGAAAAATTCAACAGCAATTAGTTCCCGCAACACAATGACCCACTACAGTAGtactattatattaatactaataatatactAATAATATACTAATACCCTCTATAGTATTACAATTTAGCAATATATCCCTAGCAGTATAATTAAGAAtcacatgaaatgaaaaaaagttaataaaatcaatAAAGCTGTCGTTAtcaaaaataaatctcaaaaatAGGAGAATGAAACAGGGAAAAAGTAACAGAAAAATTTAACTCTTTCTAGATTCAGCGCTTAAACAAAACtatatacaaatatttaaaactctttcTCTAGTAGCAAGTATTTCTGCAAAAATTTAGTACCTTACGACATTTGTAATACAGGAATTTGATATCCCTCTTTCCAGAAGTAAAGAAGACACATCCAAGTAATAGTCCTCTTGGCAACCAAAAACTACCAAGAAAGAGACGTTGGATCGAGTCCTACCGCTGCTCTGGTGAATTGAAGTTTTTCTTAACAGCGAATTTCAGCTGAGGTGCCTTCGCTTTTATGTTAGGAAAATTATAGTGTGTCCCGGCtacataagtaaaatataatatatgtatcACATGCTAAATGTATCACAACTAAAACTTAGCAACGCTACATGAAGTATTTATACTAGGGTAAATTAAGTTTCGTATAAGCGAGGCTGTATTATTAATTCCATAAAGGGAAAGGGAAATCATCcaaaaggggaaaaataaaatcacaacggCCTGCCTCTCTACTTATTACTTCTGAGCAGTTTAGGAAGAACGGGAGCACCGCCACTCATAAGTAAAACTGAGTATACAGAACTTTTtgaaagttttccatttttatttctgccTTTGCttgatgattaaaataaaatatagactgACCCCATCGTCTTGTACATGATTATCTTTTTTGGCTATCACCATAATGATCCTAATGTCATTTCCATGCTATATCTATAAGCCTCATCTCAACTAACTGTTGCTTAGACATCTgtgatatgtaattatttttaaaaaatagctgTTAAGCAAAAATTTATGAGGAGAAAGATCCAATATATCCCTGATTGTACATAATTATCATACCACTCTAATTTTTGCAAGGAGACTAATTACTAAACGTGGTATAATATGAGATATATCCTCAGAGAGACGAAATCAAAATGTTCTACTTCACTCAATCAAAGCTATACTAACCATGAATGCTTGTAAACTAAATTTAGGCCTGTCTGggtgaaatataatataaaatattgcctACACCTGGATGATGGAAAAACCCCCAGGCCGCAATCGCGCCTGGAAGATTGCGACCAGGGGTTTTTCCATAATCCATAGTCATGAGGCCTAcgtcttttatttattccaatatatACTGTGAAAATTCTAGTGGAACTGTTAGAGTGAAcaaataatactaaaaaaaagtaAGGGCACTCAGCATCTTTAGCGTAAAAGGGGTAGGTATTGGCGTTAAGTTTCCTCTACCGCTCTAGTATTACTGAGatcgtcatttttaaaaaccacccCACCCTCAGTAGCAGCTAATAGAGCAAAGTTATCGTTCGCCTCATCAAGAACCCAAGCTATCCAAAagttagagaaaaaaatagtagaaCACATGACATACCTTGAATGCCATTTTTGAGGTGAGTTTTTTGGTTCCACGAAAACGGGAAGGTTATGTAGAGAGACGAATTCTCCGGTTCTGCAGGCCAGAAAACAGTGTGCCGGCTCCCTCAGCTTGGCAGGTTTATATACCCCGCGCACCGACTCGCGGTTCACATCCCCACCTCTGGGGGGGccatgtctctctctctctgtcgcaAGACGAGGGAGGTGGGGAGATCGCAAGGGGCTGGGTCcacgagaaagaaagagagacacCGTAAGCGGCCAAGAGGGCGCCCTCATAGGGATATTCGCCTTAGAGGAGGGCAATGGTCCAATCAGGGAATAAAATGGAGAGAAGAACATAGATAGAAAAGAATTAATAAGATAAGGACACTTGCAGTACAAGGGCGACCGTGTAGTAAGCACTCATTTTATACATTTCCCTTTCAGGTGAAATGAAAACGGTAAATTTAGCGATATTGATAGAGAATAAGTTAGACCGATCGTCGTAACATCTGATAATTTTTTGCGTGCATCAACCTGTGTTACCATTAACTTTGCAACAGATTCGATGCGCCTTGGAAAAGGGCAATTGTCCAAACAGTGGctaaaatgataaaaggaaattgaaagaaaatatttaatagacGATTCCAAGAAAGGTAATCAATTAAAGGCGCATGTAGAAAGAGCGAAGATAGTAGTCATTTCATACACCACCCTTTCAGAAATAAATATGGTGAATTTTGCGTTATTGACAGAGGAAAAATTTAACTTATCACTGTaacttttgccatttttttgtgcGTCGATAGGTGGTAATATTAACTTTGCAACAAATTCGAGACGCCTTGGAGGAGGGCAGTGGTCAAACCAGGGATTaaaatggaaagaataaaatagaaagaaataatttaataaacgaCTTCAAGAAAGGTAATCAAATAAGGTCGCATATTGATAAAGAGCGAAGCAAGCACTCATTTCATACTCCGCTCTTTCATCCGAAATAAATATAGTAATTGTAGCTTTGTTGACAGAGAGTAAACTAGATTTATCGCCACGACTTCTGCCGATTTTGTTTTGAGCATCAATCGGTCTTAATATCAACTTCTCAACAATACAAAGGTAAAATTATATCAATTGTACCATTCCCTCACTCATCATTACCGCGTACCGAGAGGATTAATGTTATTGCAAATTTCAAGGGACATTAATAGAACTCTTTCTTCGGGCTtccaaaaaataatgagaaataatcaGTGTACTTAATACTGTAGTCATCAACATTTTCACATCGAAAAGCCATTCCCATCTATGCAATTCAACCCTTTTCAAATTGAGGAGTTTTCAAATTGCTGAATTGTAGGCTAAAGAGATgatcagttaattttttaaaatatatgaaatctatttttttttccttatcttgaccttgtttaattcactttaaaatatttttatatatataaaatacttggagtgtaggtcaacgttgacctacactccaagaaatattttaacatatatgatatcaaaatatagacatattaaattttatgcataatttatattgtaattGAATGCCctaaattttctccaaatttaatTAACATCAACAATATTCTATAACGCTGTCTATATTACGAGATGAATATTTACGAGAAATGCTTTTATTACGAAAAGTCTGATTCTCGCAATAAAACTTTAGTAATAAACCTCAAATCCCCGAGGCTGATCCGCAATCTTCCTATTGGCATAGTTTCAAGAAAGCTGACATGGTTTTTGATATTGATTTGAGCAAACTCCGCCCTCCGTAAAAGGcattaaatcgaaaaaataagGTGCTTCTATTCTGCTTTCTTCCCCACCCTTCTCTCATGACTCAGAATCAGGTATAGGAATAAGCAGTCATTTACGAAATTCCATTTTTCTAAAATATCGCAGGACTTCTCTTTGTGAATGGAGGTTCTCAATCTCTTCTCATAAGCAAGTTACATTTTCATTTCTAGTGCAAGTAATTCATCTCACCGTAATAGAATAGGtaaaattgccaattttaaaTCGAAAGGGCATTTTTGAGGATGTTTGCATATTGGATGGATATGGCATAACTTGGAATCGATAGGTAAAAGACAATTATTTGCACGTTAGAACTTAATGAACTCGATAGTTTAAATCTTGATAACTGGTCAAAATGAATATGATATTCTGGATGCCTAGAGATTTAAAGGtgataacaaatatttttctcatagcAACGCCAAGCAGCACTACGGCATTAAAACATAACCGCAGAAAATTTGGTCTCTGGTTTACCTCTTCCTACAgaggtttttcattttcttcaataCAGAAAGCACGAGGTTCGGTAGATAGCAGCTCGTGCAATGTCCTTTAATTGAATGCCGGCGCGAATTTCTCTCTTCCCAAAGTTTCCGAACCTATCATGACACTGATGGAGTTTTCGTGGTTTTCACACCCATACCCCAGTTCCCAAATCACAGGCTCTTCAGGAGAGGAAGTTGAATAAGTTCCAATAAGCTGCATAACTAGATTCTCGTGTGTAACCTTACGGGGTCGAAAGACTCTCGATTCCGATGCCGGCTATTTCCTTCGAATACACATAAAGGTGAAACAAATTTTAATGCCTGGAATAAGTATTCCAGAATGAGGACAAATGGTTTAATGCAGCGGTCGCACTTGATGATGAAAATGAAGGCAATTCGACGCTAAGTAAATGGGTCACTCATAAGATTAAACTTTTCTTGGCGATAGAAATAGTAAACAATGGTCATGACTTTACTACCCGTTCACAAAAAATACAGCCAAAACTACGCAAGAGCTATTTTAAGCCATATcccatatttatatatttaaaaaagggcaatatatttattaaaacactGATTACAATCGCTTTTTTCCCTCATCGATGATTCAGCATTTATTACCTTCATCATCAGTGATTTCATTTATAACACAGCCATTGATGAAGTCATATTCAATTAAAGgatcaataattttgaaataaaaaggccCAATGTGTAAATCAAAATGTACTTTGCCTAAAATGCTGATACAAACTTTTGATAAGTATCGCTGTGTATTATGGCCTTAATATGTCCTATGAGTTTATATGTTGTAAGATACTCTAGGTTTctaaacattattaatattttacctcAAAACAAGCTGAATAAAGTCTCTTCCGCATGTAAAGGTGTCTTTTTACCATTTTTGCTGTGAGCTCCCAAAACTCcggccggcctcgatggcggggtaaagtcctcgcctgccaaaccgtaggtcgtgggttcgaatcctgcctgggtaggtgatccctatccagggcatggatgtttgtgttgtgctttgctaatattggaaaccctcgttgtaaaaggccgttatgtgctgtttacgggggatgtgataaataaagtaaataaataaataaaaaactcgATATCTGAGATATCATATCACTGTGATGGTATCATTAAGCTGCCTATATAATTGATCAATTGGCATTAAGGACAATCGGCATTCGTGCATtacataattaaaattactgATACTGCTGCATTAGTAAGTTTGAATTTGAGTTTTAGTTCGCTACATAGTAGTAGTAGTTTCTGGGACACAAAAATTTCTATTGGAATATTAAAACCTTATTAGGAAATAAAagtatgaaatataattaaataatagttttaattatgtaaaatatattttaaagttaaactttGATTCGGACATTAAAATGGCCACCAATTGGtgggacatttttttcatattttttctgtcaGATTGATCaagaatcaattttttaaaccagAACTTCGGAATTTAGTAAGTACGAGACTATTTCACTGATATTCTCTATTTTCCACCTAATGAAGAGGTCCATTCCGCTTCATAGTtgcatgataaatgaaaaaaaaatctaggACTCTGATTTAAAGGATTTATTCTGAATCTGCAAGAAGATAGATTGGACTGTCACATAACCAAATGATTAACAAATATACCATGTCCATTAAATACGATTCTTTTCACTCTTTAGagtctttcatttaaaaatggatTTGCATAAGATATTTTCACTCTTCCTCGGTATAAGATACCTGAAAATGATGCCTCTGAGATTTCTTTAACAGCATTTTTCTCTAGAAATAAGAGAGCAAGCTCATTGTTCTACAGCCGCAGGCAGTGTCTGTcgacataaatttgagactgaacGAGCTACAAGGGATGTTAGGTTCGGCATCGCCGCAGGTCGGAACTGATGCTTTAGGATATCGACTATATTGAATGAATTTGAGAACACAAGTTACCAAGATTAAATCTGGAATTGAGATAAAAGTTAATCACTTCGTCGAGCGAGCATGCTTTACCATGGTGGGGAGCGACATGGAATCCCACAGCGTTTCTGAATGAGGCGTTTTCGTGAAAGATCCATAAATTATGGCATCTAGCGAAATCACAAGATGCATTTTCTCCCATTTTTAACCGACCTCTTTTTTCAAAATCCTGTTAATGAATTGAATGTACGTGATCTATTCTGTGAAAGATGCTGGAGTAATTGAAAAGCATGACTTAATTCCAATAAACggagaaaaaattgatatcttcttcattatacatattttacaacttATGGTTCCATTTCTGATAAACTATAGATAAACTAAAGATggagttttttcatttcccagtttcCCAGTCTGACAAACTGATTTCTAACTAACCAACTTGAATCAGCCCTCTTATAATAGGCTTTGTTTTACGAATCTGATCGTAAGGCATTCGCTAAGTATCACAGTACAATCTCGTTTTCAGCTGCTGGTTACAACGCTCTTAGTAATTGTGACAATACACGAGTACCTCATGAAAACGATTACCGGTAAATACTACAATACTGTAGACATGAAAAGCCTATGGCTCAAAAATATCTGCTTCGATAGAAAGTACTTATTCTTAGATCCCTAAAGGACATTAGATTACCATATGAAAGCCatgatttttctgttaaaatttcgGTTTATTCACATAATTTGGTCCAATCTTCTCCATTTGCATTCAATCATTCGCCACCGAAGACATTTTCAAGGAGATTGAAGAATAAGAAAAagacaaggaaatatttttcctatttatggAGCATGCTAAGACTAAGGAGGCTATCTGGCTAACTAAAATTTCTTCGAGTAGGAAGAGCActtactataaatattttatgaaaaagacaAATTTGATCACCATAAAATCCAATGGACTTCTGCCTTCCATTTGCCTTTGTTTTACAACCTAATTAGGAAGCAAAATAGGAcggatttttttaatacattttgccTCAATAGTTGGGGTAGTTATTTTGTGATTGAGTCACAAATACAGTAAAGGACataagcaattaattttttttgtaaattaattgaatagAACTGGAATCAATTACCTCCGAAAGCCGTTTATCAATGAGCTGTTGAAGAAGATAATAGTAGGTAAGTGGGAAACGCGATTATTGAGTCATTGATTCTCTAttcttttttggaattttcagttAACTTAAaccgaaaataaatttattttcgcatttCATGAAGACAAATagcatttttcaatgttttcttccTTAAGTTGATGATGTATCGGGCAAATATGAAGCAAATCCACCAATTTAAGCGAAGGATATGATGAAATAAACCGTGGATACGTGATAAAACGAAAAAATAGCGTTATATTTGATGCGTTCCTGATTTAGATGGTATAACTGgtgaaaatggtgaaataaatataatgaaaatggtGAAATGTTTCCATACAATAACGAAAGTATTATATTTCAAGAGCAGAAAAAAGTCCCGTAGAAATACTGTGAtggaatattcaaaataaatatatatttttgctaaGTAGTCCTATGCCTGCTCTGAGGTCAAATCTGATTTCATTAaagagttttataaaaaaaaacgttttttgatAAAAACGATTGATCTCACATTTACTGAGAACGCCGACCTGTAACCTTCCTTGGCTTTATTTAGAAATTACATTGAATAGATAGGTATTTTAGACGCTATGAAAAATCGAACAGCAGTGTGGAAAGAAAGTAAGCTTATCTCatggaaaatgaatattctttctttttcgtgaaaatttagaCCGCTGTGGTAGCTgcgcatgaaattttttatttatgacagcCACCCAAAGTATCAGCATAATTTTGAATAGGAAAGTTACTATTTTGTAGAAAAATCCAACGTTACCGTCGTATTTCAAGAAATGAATGACATATTTTCACATAATGACTTCCCATATCTAAGGAAATAATGCAGTAAAGTCATAAGCTCATTgtcaattttgagaaaaatatttagtgaTGTGCTTAAAAAGATGCATGCGACGtactaatataaaaataacatttcgaAATTCCATTGGTTTTttatttataccactaaaatatttattttctctaaaacataatatataatactaattgctcttaagtatttgaaaaagcgATAACATAAAGTTTGAGAATTTATTCAGGAAAAAATCATAGATAAAAATCAAAGTTCCATCCGATTCCTGAGCTTATAAGCGAAATCAGATCCGGAGTTAAAAAGATTGCACCGGATTCGTCACAATTCGGCAAATGGACAGCATGTGATGAAGGCATACATCCTCCACCCTACTAAAATTCTATGATTTAACCCCCCAACATTTTTCATCCCCCATCCAACATTTTTTGGGGACAAATAGCTTCAGAGTCACAGGAGGTACATCACAAAAATcacatgtaaaaattaatgtttagtTCAATATTATGGTTCTCAGTTCCTCCCAATCTTTCAGCTTAAAATcgtaatcaaaaatatatatctagTAAAAATCGACTTCTGTTTGTCCACAGTAATCAATCGATTCCTGTCGGCACAATTGAACGTGACTACTATGAAACTACAGACATAATAATTGAGACATCGATTATGGTAACtacttaa encodes:
- the LOC124155065 gene encoding cuticle protein 67-like is translated as MAFKLIVLAAVLAAANAGFVTSYAPASVAVATPTITSQSQNTLRSYGNLGQVSTYHKSIDTPFSSVRKSDVRVSNDALAYAAAPAVAYHAAPAVAAYHAPAVAAYHAPAVAAYHAPAVAAYHAPAPVAVAKTGLLGVAYSAAPAVAHLAFDGYGVHYGY